The Parambassis ranga chromosome 19, fParRan2.1, whole genome shotgun sequence genome contains a region encoding:
- the skic8 gene encoding superkiller complex protein 8 yields MSTQYSILFKQEHAHDDAIWTAAWGKSEADGSETIVTGSLDDMVKVWKWSDEKLELQWTLEGHQLGVVSVDISHNGAIAASSSLDAHIRLWDLESGKQIKSMDAGPVDAWTVAFSPDSKYIATGSHLGKVNIFGVESGKKEFSLDTRGKFILSIAYSPDGKYLASGAIDGIINIFDIATGKLLHTLEGHAMPIRSLTFSPDSQLLVTASDDGYIKIYDVQHANLAGTLSGHGSWVLNVAFSPDDTHFVSSSSDKSVKVWDASSRACINTFFDHQDQVWSVKYNSTGSKIISAGDDRAIHIYDCPM; encoded by the exons CACACGATGATGCTATCTGGACGGCAGCATGGGGTAAAAGTGAAGCGGATGGCTCTGAAACCATTGTCACTGGCTCGTTAGATGACATGGTGAAAGTGTGGAAATG GTCTGATGAGAAGCTGGAGCTGCAGTGGACTCTGGAGGGACACCAGCTGGGTGTGGTCTCAGTAGACATCAGTCACAATGGAGCCATCGCTGCCTCCAGCTCCCTCGATGCACACATCCGTCTCTGGGACCTAGAATCTGGAAAACAGATCAAGTCCATGGATGCAGGACCAG TTGATGCATGGACGGTTGCCTTCTCCCCAGACTCTAAGTACATCGCCACAGGAAGCCATCTTGGAAAGGTCAACATCTTTGGTGTGGAGAGTGGCAAGAAGGAATTTTCTCTAGACACTCGTGGAAAATTCATCCTGAGTATAGCTTAC AGCCCTGATGGAAAGTATTTGGCCAGTGGAGCTATTGATGGAATCATCAACATCTTTGACATTGCCACTGGGAAACTGCTCCACACACTGGAAG GTCACGCGATGCCCATCAGATCCCTAACCTTCTCCCCTGACTCCCAGCTCCTGGTTACTGCCTCTGACGATGGCTACATCAAAATATATGACGT ACAACACGCTAACCTGGCTGGCACACTGAGTGGCCACGGGTCCTGGGTTCTTAATGTGGCCTTCTCTCCAGATGACACCCACTTTGTCTCAAG cTCATCTGACAAGAGTGTGAAGGTCTGGGACGCCAGCTCCAGAGCTTGTATCAACACTTTCTTCGACCATCAAGACCAG GTGTGGAGTGTGAAGTACAACAGCACAGGCTCAAAGATCATCTCAGCTGGGGACGACCGTGCCATCCACATCTACGACTGTCCCATGTGA
- the slc25a44a gene encoding solute carrier family 25 member 44a translates to MQQKGAIQIIEWEDLDKRKFYSLGVFMTLTTRATVYPASLIRTRLQVQKGKTLYSGTFDAFCKILRTEGVQGLYRGFMVNTFTLISGQAYITTYELVRKYVSQYSPSNTVKSVVAGGAASLVAQTITVPIDVVSQHLMMQGQGEHLTRFKPKPKMMLTARKRRLTFGQTRDITVQIFAADGFRGFYRGYVASLLTYIPNSALWWPFYHFYAEQLSLMAPSECPHLILQALAGPMAAATASTITNPMDVVRARVQVEGRSSVIETFKQLLAEEGIWIMTKGLSARIISSTPTSVLIVVGYETLKRLSLRSDLIESRHW, encoded by the exons ATGCAGCAGAAAGGTGCCATCCAGATCATTGAATGGGAGGACCTGGATAAGAGGAAGTTCTACTCCCTGGGTGTGTTCATGACCTTGACCACAAGGGCCACCGTCTATCCAGCCAGCCTAATCCGAACCCGCCTGCAGGTGCAGAAGGGCAAGACCCTTTACTCCGGCACTTTCGATGCCTTCTGCAAGATCCTACGGACAGAGGGTGTCCAGGGCCTCTATCGCGGCTTCATGGTCAATACGTTCACTCTGATCTCAGGACAGGCTTATATCACCACGTACGAGTTGGTGCGCAAGTATGTGTCCCAGTACTCTCCCAGTAACACGGTGAAGTCGGTGGTGGCAGGAGGGGCAGCTTCACTGGTGGCTCAGACCATCACCGTGCCCATAGATGTGGTGTCACAGCATCTCATGATGCAAGGACAAGGGGAACACCTGACGCGCTTCAAGCCCAAACCCAAAATGATGCTCACAGCGAGGAAGCGCAGACTGACTTTCGGGCAAACCCGTGACATTACAGTGCAGATATTTGCAGCCGATGGTTTCAGGGGATTTTACAGGGGTTATGTGGCGTCGTTACTCACGTACATCCCAAACAGTGCACTCTGGTGgcctttttatcatttttatgcAG AACAGCTGTCCCTAATGGCACCGAGTGAGTGTCCCCACCTAATTCTGCAGGCTTTGGCAGGACCAATGGCAGCAGCAACTGCTTCCACTATCACCAACCCTATGGATGTGGTTCGAGCAAGAGTGCAG GTGGAAGGGCGATCGTCTGTCATCGAAACATTCAAGCAGCTGCTGGCAGAGGAGGGCATCTGGATAATGACCAAGGGTTTGTCAGCCAGAATCATCTCCTCCACGCCTACGTCAGTGCTCATCGTGGTAGGGTATGAGACTCTGAAGAGACTGAGCCTGCGATCTGACTTGATTGAGTCCAGACACTGGTGA